A portion of the Enterobacter sp. SA187 genome contains these proteins:
- a CDS encoding TonB-dependent siderophore receptor, producing MFNKNKMMQLWMLSLAAGAALPVMANEETMVVTPGTAEDPTAPVKGIVATKTLSSTKTATELVKTPQSVSVVTRDQMKALDVTSVSQALRYSAGAFTEYRGSSNRNDEVFVRGFSYVPKYLDGLSFGASASSQTGTVDPWLLERVELVRGPASVLFGQVNPGGLISMTSKRPTAEPIHSVQFRTGNNELAEGAFDFGGQLSDDGRVLYRVNGLGRTQHNQVEDYKETRMAIAPAITWFPNDQTRFTLLSSYQKDPDAGYRNFLPYYGTVVPVDGKYIPRDFNVSDTDYDQSWREQTMIGYEFEHQLNEALTFRQNARYSTIKQKYRYLVYATSAANSSLLTRRAQHETRQTDEFGLDNQLEAQYVTGEISHTLLGGVDYKSSNDRQTLARGAGSQYDLDWQRPVYGVKVDEDAFRTMTDEKQTLDQLGVYAQDQLSWNNWELLLSGRYDWDEVRTSDFTGTADTVQQNDNKFTWRTGLLYAFDFGLSPYISYSTSFEPNLQTNRAPGVAPFKPTTGKQTEVGVKYQPVDSTLMTLAVYDLRQNNVPTYDSAAGWFENAGEVRSKGVEAEVHSTLLDSINLIGAYTYTDAETVSTTVAGTEGKTPARIPTHMASAFASYTLPGGPLKSLTAGVGMRYIGTSYGDARNSFKVPAVDLYDAMVSYDLGEMNGSLKGASVQFNVNNVADTKYVASCASDSACFYGVGRTMTATVSYNW from the coding sequence ATGTTTAATAAAAATAAGATGATGCAACTCTGGATGCTCAGCCTGGCGGCGGGTGCTGCGCTGCCGGTGATGGCAAATGAAGAAACCATGGTGGTGACGCCGGGTACCGCAGAAGATCCTACGGCGCCCGTTAAAGGCATAGTGGCGACCAAAACCCTGTCGTCCACCAAAACCGCCACTGAGCTGGTGAAAACGCCGCAGTCGGTGTCAGTGGTGACGCGCGATCAGATGAAAGCGCTGGATGTCACCTCGGTGTCGCAGGCGTTGCGCTACAGCGCCGGGGCCTTTACCGAATACCGCGGCTCGTCAAACCGCAATGATGAGGTGTTCGTGCGTGGCTTCAGCTACGTGCCGAAATACCTCGACGGGCTGAGTTTTGGCGCCAGCGCGTCGTCGCAGACCGGCACGGTGGATCCCTGGCTGCTGGAGCGCGTTGAACTGGTACGCGGCCCGGCGTCGGTGCTGTTCGGTCAGGTGAATCCGGGCGGGCTTATCAGCATGACCAGCAAACGTCCGACGGCGGAGCCGATCCACAGCGTGCAGTTCCGCACCGGCAATAACGAGCTGGCGGAAGGCGCCTTCGATTTTGGCGGCCAGCTGAGCGACGATGGCCGCGTGCTGTATCGCGTCAACGGCCTTGGCCGCACCCAGCATAACCAGGTGGAGGATTATAAAGAGACGCGCATGGCGATCGCCCCGGCGATCACCTGGTTCCCGAACGATCAGACGCGCTTTACGCTGCTTTCCAGCTACCAGAAAGATCCCGACGCCGGGTATCGCAATTTCCTGCCCTATTACGGGACGGTGGTGCCGGTGGACGGCAAGTATATCCCGCGGGACTTTAACGTCAGCGATACGGATTACGACCAGTCCTGGCGCGAGCAGACGATGATCGGCTATGAGTTTGAGCATCAGCTTAATGAGGCGCTCACCTTCCGCCAGAATGCGCGTTATTCCACCATCAAACAGAAATACCGTTATCTGGTGTATGCCACCAGCGCCGCTAACAGTTCCCTGCTGACCCGCCGCGCCCAGCATGAAACCCGTCAGACCGATGAGTTTGGCCTTGATAACCAGCTGGAAGCGCAATATGTCACCGGCGAGATAAGCCATACGCTGCTCGGCGGCGTGGATTATAAGTCCAGCAACGATCGCCAGACGCTGGCGCGCGGCGCAGGCTCGCAGTATGACCTTGACTGGCAACGTCCGGTGTACGGCGTGAAGGTGGATGAAGACGCATTCCGCACGATGACCGACGAAAAACAGACGCTGGATCAGCTGGGCGTGTATGCGCAGGATCAGCTGAGCTGGAATAACTGGGAATTACTGCTCTCCGGGCGTTATGACTGGGACGAAGTGCGCACCAGCGACTTTACCGGCACAGCGGATACGGTGCAGCAGAACGACAATAAATTCACCTGGCGCACCGGCCTGCTGTATGCCTTTGATTTCGGCCTGTCGCCGTACATCAGCTACAGCACCTCCTTTGAACCTAACCTGCAAACTAACCGCGCGCCGGGCGTGGCGCCGTTCAAACCCACTACCGGCAAGCAAACGGAAGTGGGCGTGAAGTATCAGCCGGTGGACAGCACTCTGATGACGCTGGCGGTGTATGACTTAAGACAAAATAATGTGCCCACCTATGACAGCGCGGCGGGCTGGTTTGAAAATGCCGGGGAAGTGCGTTCAAAAGGCGTGGAAGCCGAAGTGCATTCCACGCTGCTCGACAGTATTAACCTGATCGGCGCATACACCTACACCGACGCGGAAACCGTCAGCACCACGGTCGCCGGCACCGAAGGCAAAACCCCGGCGCGTATTCCGACGCACATGGCTTCGGCTTTCGCCAGCTATACCCTGCCAGGCGGTCCGCTGAAAAGCCTGACCGCAGGGGTGGGGATGCGTTATATCGGCACCAGTTACGGCGACGCGCGCAACAGCTTTAAAGTCCCGGCGGTGGATCTGTATGACGCGATGGTAAGTTACGATCTGGGCGAGATGAACGGCAGCCTGAAAGGGGCGTCGGTGCAGTTTAACGTCAATAACGTAGCGGATACCAAATACGTGGCGTCCTGCGCCAGCGACTCGGCCTGCTTCTATGGCGTGGGCCGCACCATGACGGCGACGGTGAGTTATAACTGGTAA
- the nudK gene encoding GDP-mannose pyrophosphatase NudK, protein MNIEIIKDKILSENYFVLRNITYDLTRKNGEVIRHKREVYDRGNGATILLYSREKQSVVLIRQFRVASFVNGNPDGRLIEACAGLLDDDEPEVCIRKEAIEETGYAVGEVRKVFELYMSPGGVTEIVHFFIAEYSEAQRANAGGGVEDEDIEVLEIPFAEALAMVQRGEIRDGKTVILLQYLQASGLMA, encoded by the coding sequence ATGAATATTGAAATCATCAAAGACAAAATCCTTTCAGAAAACTACTTCGTGCTGCGCAATATCACCTACGACTTAACGCGGAAAAACGGCGAGGTTATTCGTCACAAACGGGAAGTGTACGATCGCGGCAACGGGGCGACCATCCTGCTCTACAGCCGGGAAAAACAGAGCGTGGTGCTGATCCGCCAGTTCCGTGTCGCCAGCTTTGTGAACGGTAATCCGGACGGACGCCTGATTGAAGCCTGCGCCGGTCTGCTGGACGATGACGAGCCGGAAGTGTGTATCCGTAAAGAAGCCATCGAAGAAACCGGCTATGCAGTCGGCGAGGTGCGCAAAGTGTTCGAGCTGTACATGTCCCCCGGCGGCGTCACGGAAATCGTGCATTTCTTTATCGCCGAATACAGTGAAGCCCAGCGCGCCAATGCGGGTGGCGGCGTGGAAGATGAAGATATTGAAGTGCTGGAAATCCCCTTTGCCGAAGCGCTTGCCATGGTACAGCGGGGCGAAATTCGTGACGGTAAGACGGTGATATTACTGCAATATTTACAGGCGTCCGGACTAATGGCTTGA
- the maeB gene encoding NADP-dependent oxaloacetate-decarboxylating malate dehydrogenase, whose translation MDEQLKQSALDFHEFPVPGKIQVSPTKPLATQRDLALAYSPGVAAPCLEIEKDPLAAYKYTARGNLVAVISNGTAVLGLGNIGALAGKPVMEGKGVLFKKFAGIDVFDIEVDELDPDKLIDVVASLEPTFGGINLEDIKAPECFYIEQKLRERMNIPVFHDDQHGTAIISTAAILNGLRVVEKNLSDVRMVVSGAGAAAIACMNLLVMLGMQKHNIVVCDSKGVIYKGREPNMAETKAAYAIDDDGRRTLADVVKDADIFLGCSGPKVLTPEMVKEMARQPLILALANPEPEILPPLAKEVRPDAIICTGRSDYPNQVNNVLCFPFIFRGALDVGATAINEEMKLAAVHAIAELAHAEQSEVVASAYGDQDLNFGPDYLIPKPFDPRLIVKIAPAVAKAAMDTGVATRPITDFTAYIDKLTEFVYKTNLFMKPIFSQARNEPKRVVLAEGEEARVLHATQELITLGLAKPILIGRPGVIEMRIQKLGLQIKAGVDFEIVNNESDPRFKEYWNEYYGIMKRRGITQEQAQRAVISNSTVIGAIMVQRGEADALICGTIGDYHEHFSVVQQLFGYRDGVNAAGAMNALLLPSGNTFITDTYVNDDPTPEQLAEITLMAAETVRRFGIEPRVALLSHSNFGSSNSPAACKMRETLALVRERAPDLMIDGEMHGDAALVESIRQDRMPDSPLKGSANILVMPNVEAARISYNLLRVSSSEGVTVGPVLMGIAKPVHVLTPIASVRRIVNMVALAVVEAQTQPL comes from the coding sequence ATGGATGAACAACTAAAACAGAGCGCGCTCGATTTTCACGAATTCCCGGTTCCCGGCAAAATTCAGGTCTCCCCCACTAAGCCGCTGGCGACGCAGCGCGACCTTGCGCTGGCCTATTCACCGGGCGTAGCTGCGCCCTGTCTGGAAATCGAAAAAGATCCGCTGGCGGCGTACAAATACACCGCGCGCGGCAACCTGGTGGCGGTGATTTCCAACGGTACCGCCGTGCTTGGCCTCGGCAACATTGGCGCGCTGGCGGGCAAACCGGTGATGGAAGGCAAGGGCGTACTGTTTAAAAAATTCGCCGGCATCGACGTGTTCGACATTGAAGTGGACGAACTGGATCCCGACAAGCTGATCGACGTGGTGGCCTCGCTGGAACCCACTTTTGGCGGCATCAACCTTGAAGACATCAAAGCGCCGGAGTGTTTTTACATCGAGCAGAAGCTGCGCGAACGCATGAACATCCCGGTGTTCCATGACGATCAGCACGGCACGGCGATTATCAGCACAGCAGCCATTTTAAACGGCCTGCGGGTGGTGGAGAAAAACCTCTCCGACGTGCGCATGGTGGTCTCCGGCGCGGGCGCCGCCGCTATTGCCTGTATGAACCTGCTGGTCATGCTCGGCATGCAAAAACACAATATTGTGGTCTGCGACTCAAAAGGGGTGATCTACAAAGGCCGCGAGCCGAACATGGCGGAAACCAAAGCCGCCTACGCCATCGACGATGACGGCAGGCGCACCCTTGCCGACGTGGTGAAGGACGCCGATATTTTCCTCGGCTGTTCCGGGCCGAAAGTGCTGACGCCGGAAATGGTCAAAGAGATGGCGCGTCAGCCGCTGATCCTCGCGCTGGCCAATCCGGAGCCGGAGATCCTGCCGCCGCTGGCGAAAGAAGTCCGTCCGGACGCCATTATCTGCACCGGTCGTTCCGACTATCCGAACCAGGTGAATAATGTCCTCTGCTTCCCGTTTATTTTCCGCGGCGCGCTGGACGTGGGCGCTACCGCCATTAACGAAGAGATGAAGCTGGCCGCCGTGCATGCTATCGCCGAACTGGCCCATGCCGAGCAGAGCGAAGTGGTGGCCTCCGCCTATGGCGATCAGGATCTGAACTTCGGCCCCGACTACCTGATCCCGAAACCTTTTGATCCACGTCTGATCGTCAAGATCGCCCCGGCGGTAGCGAAAGCGGCCATGGATACCGGCGTCGCCACCCGGCCAATCACAGACTTTACCGCCTACATCGACAAGCTGACGGAGTTTGTCTACAAAACCAACCTGTTCATGAAGCCGATTTTCTCCCAGGCGCGTAACGAGCCGAAACGTGTGGTGCTGGCGGAAGGCGAGGAAGCGCGGGTGCTGCACGCCACCCAGGAGCTGATCACGCTGGGGCTGGCGAAGCCGATCCTGATCGGTCGTCCGGGCGTCATCGAAATGCGCATCCAGAAGCTGGGGCTGCAAATCAAGGCGGGCGTCGATTTTGAGATCGTCAACAATGAATCGGATCCGCGCTTTAAAGAGTACTGGAACGAATACTACGGCATCATGAAACGCCGGGGGATCACCCAGGAGCAGGCGCAGCGCGCGGTGATTAGCAACTCCACGGTGATCGGCGCGATCATGGTACAGCGCGGCGAAGCGGATGCGCTGATCTGCGGCACCATCGGCGATTACCATGAGCATTTCAGCGTGGTGCAGCAGCTGTTCGGCTATCGCGATGGCGTGAACGCGGCGGGGGCGATGAACGCCTTACTGCTGCCGAGCGGCAACACCTTTATTACCGATACCTACGTCAACGACGATCCGACGCCGGAACAGCTGGCGGAGATCACCCTGATGGCGGCGGAAACCGTACGCCGCTTCGGTATCGAACCGCGCGTGGCGCTGCTGTCGCACTCTAACTTTGGTTCATCGAATTCGCCTGCGGCATGCAAAATGCGTGAGACGCTGGCGCTGGTACGTGAACGCGCGCCGGATCTGATGATTGACGGTGAGATGCACGGCGATGCGGCGCTGGTGGAGAGTATTCGCCAGGATCGCATGCCGGACAGCCCGCTGAAAGGCTCGGCCAATATTCTGGTGATGCCGAACGTGGAGGCGGCGCGCATTAGTTACAACTTACTTCGCGTTTCCAGCTCGGAAGGCGTCACCGTTGGCCCGGTGCTGATGGGCATAGCAAAACCGGTGCATGTGCTGACGCCCATCGCCTCCGTACGGCGTATCGTCAACATGGTGGCGCTGGCGGTGGTCGAAGCCCAGACGCAGCCGCTGTGA
- the tal gene encoding transaldolase, protein MNYLDGIKKFTTVVADSGDIESIRSYQPEDATTNPSLLLKAAALPHFSHLVDDALEYGKKRGKTQEQIVAEASDKLAVNIGAEILKSIPGRVSTEVDARLSYDKEKSIAKALRLIELYEEQGIDKSRILIKLASTWEGIRAAEELEKQGIKCNLTLLFSFAQARACAEAGVYLISPFVGRIYDWYQDRKPMDPYVVEEDPGVKSVRNIYDFYKRNRFETIVMGASFRRIEQILALAGCDRLTISPALLKELQEKEGTVERKLVPSSQTFQRQPPLTEAEFRWEHNQDPMAVEKLADGIRQFAVDQRSLEDLLAAKL, encoded by the coding sequence ATGAATTATTTAGACGGCATCAAAAAATTTACCACCGTGGTCGCCGACAGCGGCGATATTGAGTCCATTCGCAGTTATCAGCCGGAAGACGCCACCACAAACCCCTCGCTGCTGCTGAAGGCCGCCGCGCTGCCACACTTCTCCCACCTCGTTGATGACGCGCTGGAATACGGTAAAAAACGCGGGAAAACCCAGGAGCAGATCGTGGCGGAGGCCAGCGACAAACTGGCGGTGAATATCGGTGCGGAAATTCTGAAAAGCATACCGGGACGCGTCTCCACCGAAGTGGATGCCCGCCTCTCTTATGACAAAGAAAAGAGCATTGCCAAAGCGCTGCGTCTGATTGAGCTGTACGAAGAACAGGGCATTGATAAATCCCGCATCCTGATCAAACTCGCCTCCACCTGGGAAGGCATCCGCGCCGCCGAGGAGCTGGAAAAACAGGGCATCAAATGTAACCTGACCCTGCTGTTCTCCTTTGCTCAGGCACGTGCCTGCGCCGAAGCGGGCGTGTATCTGATTTCGCCGTTCGTCGGCCGTATTTACGACTGGTATCAGGATCGCAAACCCATGGATCCGTACGTGGTCGAAGAAGATCCGGGCGTGAAGTCCGTACGTAATATTTATGATTTCTACAAGCGTAACCGCTTTGAAACCATCGTGATGGGCGCCAGCTTCCGCCGTATCGAACAGATCCTCGCGCTGGCAGGCTGCGACCGTCTGACCATCTCTCCGGCGCTGCTTAAGGAGTTGCAGGAGAAAGAAGGCACCGTTGAGCGCAAGCTGGTGCCGTCTTCCCAGACTTTCCAGCGTCAGCCGCCGCTGACCGAAGCCGAATTCCGCTGGGAGCATAACCAGGATCCGATGGCCGTCGAGAAGCTCGCCGATGGTATTCGCCAGTTCGCTGTCGATCAGCGCAGCCTGGAAGATTTGCTTGCCGCCAAACTGTAA
- the tkt gene encoding transketolase has protein sequence MSRKELANAIRALSMDAVQKSNSGHPGAPMGMADIAEVLWNDFLKHNPTDPTWYDRDRFILSNGHASMLLYSLLHLSGYDLPIEELKNFRQLHSKTPGHPEIGYTPGVETTTGPLGQGLANAVGLAIAERTLAAQFNQPGHDIVDHFTYVFMGDGCLMEGISHEVCSLAGTLGLGKLIGFYDHNGISIDGETEGWFTDDTAKRFEAYHWHVVHEIDGHDPEALKKAIQEAQSVTDKPSLIICRTVIGYGSPNKAGKEESHGAALGEEEVALTRQKLGWKHAAFEIPKEIYRAWDARERGEKAQQAWNEKYAAYEKAHPELAAEFTRRMSGGLPENWEQLTQQYIEKLQAEPAKIASRKASQNALNQYGPALPELLGGSADLAPSNLTIWSGSTSLKEDPAGNYIHYGVREFGMTAIANGIAHHGGFVPYTATFLMFVEYARNAARMAALMKARQIMVYTHDSIGLGEDGPTHQAVEQLASLRLTPNFSTWRPCDQVEAAVGWKLAIERHNGPTALILSRQNLTQMERTPEQVKAISRGGYILQDADGTPDIILIATGSEVEITVNAAAKLREEGHKVRVVSLPSTDIFDAQDEEYREAVLPSDVSARVAVEAGIADYWYKYVGLKGAIVGMTGYGESAPADKLFPYFGFTVDNVVAKAKKVLNV, from the coding sequence ATGTCCCGTAAAGAGCTTGCCAATGCTATCCGCGCCCTGAGTATGGACGCGGTGCAAAAATCCAATTCCGGGCACCCCGGTGCACCGATGGGCATGGCCGATATTGCGGAGGTGCTGTGGAACGACTTCCTCAAGCACAACCCGACGGATCCGACCTGGTACGATCGCGACCGCTTTATTTTGTCGAACGGTCACGCCTCAATGCTGCTGTACAGCCTGCTGCACCTCTCCGGCTACGATCTGCCGATTGAGGAACTGAAAAACTTCCGTCAGCTGCACTCTAAAACGCCGGGCCACCCGGAAATCGGCTATACGCCGGGCGTGGAAACCACTACGGGTCCACTGGGTCAGGGGCTGGCGAACGCCGTCGGTCTGGCAATTGCCGAGCGCACGCTGGCGGCGCAGTTTAACCAGCCGGGCCACGATATCGTCGATCACTTCACTTATGTGTTTATGGGCGATGGCTGCCTGATGGAAGGGATTTCTCACGAGGTCTGTTCGCTGGCGGGTACGCTGGGACTGGGCAAGCTGATCGGCTTCTACGATCACAACGGCATCTCCATTGATGGCGAAACCGAAGGCTGGTTCACCGATGACACCGCGAAGCGTTTCGAAGCCTACCACTGGCATGTGGTGCATGAAATTGACGGTCACGATCCGGAAGCGTTGAAAAAAGCCATCCAGGAAGCGCAGAGCGTGACCGACAAGCCGTCGCTGATCATCTGCCGCACGGTTATCGGTTATGGCTCGCCAAACAAAGCGGGCAAAGAAGAATCTCACGGCGCGGCGCTGGGGGAAGAAGAAGTCGCCCTCACCCGCCAGAAACTGGGCTGGAAACATGCGGCCTTTGAGATCCCGAAAGAGATCTATCGCGCATGGGACGCCCGCGAACGCGGCGAGAAAGCCCAGCAGGCGTGGAACGAGAAATACGCCGCTTATGAAAAAGCGCACCCGGAGCTGGCGGCTGAATTTACCCGCCGCATGAGCGGCGGCCTGCCGGAAAACTGGGAGCAGCTGACTCAGCAGTACATCGAAAAACTGCAGGCGGAGCCTGCGAAGATCGCCAGCCGTAAGGCTTCGCAGAACGCCCTCAACCAGTATGGCCCGGCGCTGCCGGAACTGCTGGGCGGCTCGGCGGATCTTGCACCCAGTAACCTGACCATCTGGTCCGGCTCGACCTCGCTGAAAGAAGATCCTGCCGGGAACTACATCCACTACGGCGTACGTGAATTCGGTATGACCGCCATCGCCAACGGTATCGCCCATCACGGCGGCTTTGTGCCTTATACCGCCACCTTCCTGATGTTCGTGGAGTATGCGCGTAATGCGGCGCGTATGGCGGCGCTGATGAAGGCGCGGCAGATCATGGTCTACACCCATGACTCCATCGGGCTGGGGGAAGATGGTCCGACGCACCAGGCGGTGGAACAGCTCGCCAGCCTGCGTCTGACGCCAAACTTCAGCACCTGGCGTCCGTGCGACCAGGTGGAAGCGGCGGTGGGCTGGAAGCTGGCCATTGAACGTCACAACGGCCCGACGGCGCTGATCCTCTCCCGTCAGAACCTGACGCAGATGGAGCGTACCCCGGAGCAGGTGAAAGCCATCTCCCGCGGTGGCTACATTTTACAGGACGCCGACGGGACGCCGGACATCATCCTTATCGCCACCGGCTCCGAGGTGGAGATCACCGTCAATGCCGCCGCGAAGCTGCGTGAAGAAGGCCATAAGGTACGCGTGGTGTCGCTGCCGTCTACCGATATTTTCGATGCGCAGGATGAGGAGTACCGCGAGGCGGTGCTGCCGTCAGACGTCAGCGCCCGCGTGGCGGTGGAAGCGGGTATCGCCGACTACTGGTATAAATACGTCGGCCTGAAAGGGGCGATTGTCGGCATGACCGGCTACGGTGAATCCGCACCGGCGGATAAGCTGTTCCCGTACTTTGGCTTTACCGTCGACAACGTGGTGGCGAAAGCGAAGAAAGTGCTTAACGTGTGA
- a CDS encoding DUF1176 domain-containing protein: MRYRVLILFFLGLFTAFSSWAAPAQQRYSDWQVTCNNQNFCVARNTGEHHGLVMTLARSAGAKTDATLRIEMGGLDEPAARIAPIAPRLLLDGKPLPLTSTNWSVTPQRLITGHAATISDFLQTIQEAQTITLQNGEGMISLVGLKAALLFIDAQQKRVGSETAWINKGSSPPLSVPPAPALKGVARVNPTPTPLTREELDDLLDYGNWRMGNTQCSLDPARREVRVTALTDDKALLMIGCEAGAYNTVDLAWLVSREKPYASRMVKLRLPFTPASGDNDMEMMNVGFDTKTRELTTLAKGRGLTDCGIQTRWRFDGQRFRLVRYAEEPSCDNWHGPDAWPTLWITR; the protein is encoded by the coding sequence ATGCGTTATCGCGTTCTGATACTGTTTTTTCTCGGCCTGTTTACGGCGTTTTCGTCGTGGGCGGCGCCTGCCCAGCAGCGCTACTCCGACTGGCAGGTGACCTGCAACAACCAGAACTTTTGCGTGGCGCGTAACACCGGCGAGCATCACGGGCTGGTGATGACGCTGGCCCGCAGCGCCGGCGCGAAAACCGACGCCACCCTGCGTATCGAAATGGGCGGCCTGGACGAGCCCGCTGCCCGCATCGCCCCCATTGCCCCCCGGCTGTTACTGGACGGCAAACCTCTGCCGCTGACCTCCACCAACTGGAGCGTTACGCCTCAGCGCCTGATCACCGGCCATGCCGCCACCATCAGCGACTTTTTGCAGACCATTCAGGAGGCGCAAACCATCACCCTGCAAAACGGCGAGGGGATGATTTCGCTGGTGGGATTAAAGGCCGCGCTGCTGTTTATCGATGCCCAGCAAAAGCGCGTCGGCAGTGAAACCGCGTGGATCAACAAAGGCAGTAGCCCGCCGCTCAGCGTGCCGCCTGCGCCTGCGCTGAAAGGCGTCGCGCGGGTTAACCCGACGCCCACGCCGCTCACCCGGGAAGAGCTGGACGACCTGCTGGATTACGGTAACTGGCGGATGGGCAATACCCAGTGTTCCCTCGATCCGGCGCGCCGGGAAGTGCGGGTGACCGCGTTAACGGACGATAAAGCGTTGCTGATGATTGGCTGTGAAGCCGGGGCCTATAACACGGTGGATCTCGCCTGGCTGGTATCCCGTGAAAAGCCTTATGCATCGCGCATGGTGAAACTGCGCCTGCCGTTCACGCCCGCCAGCGGGGATAACGATATGGAAATGATGAACGTGGGATTTGATACGAAAACCCGTGAACTGACCACGCTGGCCAAAGGTCGCGGGCTGACAGATTGTGGTATTCAGACCCGCTGGCGGTTTGACGGCCAGCGTTTTCGTCTGGTGCGCTATGCGGAAGAGCCAAGCTGTGATAACTGGCATGGGCCAGATGCCTGGCCCACCCTGTGGATCACACGTTAA